CAATTTCAACCACAATGGAATCTCCATTGGCTAAGTTATCAAGCCATGTTGCCATTCTTCCGGCAGCTCAAAAGGAAGATCACGGCGGCAGTATTTCAAAACAATATGCAGGAAGTTTATTTGAACAATCTGTATTACTTCTTACTGACGCTTTGATCCAGACTTTATGGAAACTGGACGGAACACCGGCAGAAGAACTTTGGAAACGCCATGCCAACCTGGAATAGTATTACATTGAATACCAATAATTTACAATTAAATAAACAGTACAATCATGGTTAAATTACAAGTCGCAATAGACTTATTAACAACAGAAGACGCAATCGCATTAGCAACAAAAGTTGCTCCTTATATCGATATTATTGAATTGGGTACGCCTTTAATCAAAAGTGAAGGTTTGGCTGTGATTACAGCGATGAAAAAAGCATTTCCGGACAAACTGGTTTTCGCTGACTTTAAAACAGCTGATGCAGGTGAACTGGAAGCGGATATGGCTTTCGGTGCAGGCGCAGACTTGATCACCATCCTTGGCGCAACAGGTGACGCAACCATTATCGGCGCTGTTAAATCTGCTAAAAAACACGGAAAAGGTGTTGTAGTGGATACAATCGGCGTTTTGGATCGCGTAAAACGTGCTCAGGAAGTTATTGCTTTGGGTGTTGAATTTGTTGAATTACACGCAGGTCTTGATGAACAGGCTCAGCCAGGATATTCAATTCAGGTTTTGATTGATGAAGCTTCTCGTGCAGGTGTTCCGGTTTCAATCGCTGGTGGTGTTAAGTTGAGCAATATCGCTGCGGTGAAAGCTTCCGGCGTTAAAGTTGCGGTTGCAGGTGCTGCAATTTACGGCGCTGCCGATCCGGCTGCGGCTGCGAAAGAACTTCGTGAAGCATTGGACGCTTAGTATTTTTTTATAAAAAAGAGCTGTTTCCCCGCCGGAAACAGCTCTTTTGCGTTTAGGTGAATTTTATGATTTTCGTCAGTTTCAGTCAGCTAATCTTGCTAAATTGATCATTGCTAGTCCTTTTCTCTAACTTTGCGGCAGATTGAAAATATTGGTACAGTAAAAAATAATTCATGGAAGTTAAAGATGGTAATGGGAACCTGCTTGCAGAAGGCGATTCTGTAAAACTGGTTAAGGATTTGAAAGTCAAAGGTTCGTCAACAACTTTGAAAAGAGGAACGGTTGTAAAAAATATTCGTCTGACTGACGACGCGGAAGAAATTGAAGGCAAAGTAGAAAGAACTGTGATGGTTTTGAAAACGATGTTTGTACAGAAAATGTAGACAAAGAGTTAACTTTTTAGGAATGGATTCCTAAAAAGTTAACTCTTTTCAGGAATTCATTCCTAAAAAGTTGTATATTTAATTTTCTCTAGATATATGATTAAGCGAATTCTTGAAGATCATATTAAAGCAAAATTGTATGATGGTAGAGCCATCATACTTCTTGGCGCCCGTCAGGTTGGAAAAACAACTTTGTTAAACACCATATTTAACAACTCAGGTGATACGCTTTGGCTCAACGGAGACGAACCTGATGTTCAAGCTCTTTTCGAAAACACTACTTCTTCACGACTGAAAAGTATGATCGGTAATAATCGAAATATTATTATTGATGAAGCACAACGAATTTCAGACATCGGTTTGAAACTAAAATTGATAACTGATAATATCAAAGATATTCAGCTTATCGCAACCGGGAGCTCAGCTTTTGAATTGGCGAATAAGGTCAACGAACCTCTAACCGGTCGCAAATGGGAATATAAAATGTTTCCAATTTCTTTTGGTGAAATGGTCATGCAGCATGGTTTGCTTGAAGAAAAGCGACTGCTTCCCCACCGCCTTATCTATGGATATTATCCGGATATAATAAATCATACAGGCACCGAAAAAGAAGTTCTCAAACAGCTCACTGATAGTTATTTATATAAGGATATCTTAATGTGGGAAAATATCCAGAAACCGGACAGACTTCTTAAATTATTACAAGCGCTGGCATTTCAGGTTGGTTCGCAAGTATCTTATAATGAGTTGGGACAGATTTGCGGACTCGATAATAAAACGGTAGAAAAATACATCAATTTATTAGAACAGGTTTTTGTAATCTTCCGACTGGGCTCTTTTAATCGGAACCTTCGGAATGAACTTAAAAGCAGCAGAAAAATTTATTTTTACGATAACGGAATCCGTAATGCACTTATAGCCAATTTTAGCCAACCTGAACTAAGAACAGATATTGGCGCCTTATGGGAGAATTTTATTATTTCAGAGAGAATAAAATTTATAAACTACAACGGAATTTGGGCAAATTCTTACTATTGGCGTACAAAAGAGCAGGCTGAAATCGATTACATAGAAGATTCTGACGGCAAACTTAGCGCTTATGAATTCAAATGGAATCCAAATGCCAAGACTTCTTTTTCCAAAACCTTTTCAAATGCTTATCCAGATAGTGAATTTAAGGTAATCCATAAAGAAAATTTTGATGAATTCATTTTATGACGTTCAAATCAATTCATCAAAATTTTCTTCCTACTTCTTACCAAAAGAAAAATTCATCGTAGTACCAATCCGGAAAACGGTGTGTTTGTACTTGAATCCTTCAAAACTGTTAGCCACTTCAACACGGAATGGAAAGCGGATACCAACGTCCAGCGCATAACCCAATTCCCCGTAATTATTTGAATCCGGCGTTGCCAGATAATGTGCAAAGAAATTTTCCTTAATCCCAAGTATCCTGAACCAGGCGATTTGGGTTAGCAAAAACTTCCGTAATTCAGCCAATGCGTGTGCTTCCGCAAAACGTTTTGAAGTGCTGTAACGGTAATAATCCAGCATTCGGAAAGTACCGACCGGATCTCCATATTGGAAAAAAAACTGGTTTCCGGCAAAGTGCTGGAAGTCAGGAAACGGTACAGAATCATTATTTATAAACATACCCGCGGCGACTTTATAGCTTAGTTTGCTCCGAATACCGATATCAAATCCGTGTGCAATGCCAACCTTTACGAAATCAAAATCGACGTCGCTGCCAAATGCATTTTTAATTCCTTTCCGGTATGTGACGGAAAGTTTCGGAGAATCATCGTCATAAAAGGTTGTCTTTCCTTTTCGGATTTTATATTTCTGCCAGGGTTTGTAATCGGCCGATATGCCCAGAGTCAAAGCCTGATGTGGCTGCATGTTGACATTGGTTGTTTCAGACTGATGTGCCAATTCCGAATTAAATGGATCATTAGACGTAAAAGAACGTTTATCCCAATCAATCCAGCGGTATGGATTTGTTTTTTCCAGGTTAGAAAGTCCCTGGCGATCTGCGTATTCAATATTCGCTTTCAGCTCAAAATGATCATTTTGCTGATTGGTTTTAAAATCAAGACGAACGAAATTTTTCTCATAAATCTTGATAAAATTTCTTTCCAAAAACAGTGTTGTCAAACTGTTCAAAATCGGATGCATCGGATTATCAGGATTGTATTGGGAAACTGTTTTTCCGCCAGAAAAACTGATCAGATTTCGTTTCCAGGCATAATCTGCCCCACCGGTTCCAAACAACTTTTGTCTTCCAAAAGAATAACGGGTCAATCCACTGAACGTCCAGGTACCTTGTTGTCGGACCGTATTTCTTTTAATGCCGTTACTGGATATATTAATTTCATCCGAATTCTTTTTCGGTTGTGATCCTCTTCGATATCTCAATTTAAATCCACCACCATTCAAAACCCAGCCTTCAACGGTATTGACCTGCAAACCATAAATAGGGCTAACATATTCCAGTCTCCATGGACTTTTCTTGCCTAAACGGAATGTGTGACCCGTAAAAATATCACCAATAGAACTCCCAAATCCGCCCCCGCCGCTTTTCCTTTTTGTGGTATCCGCTTTGGAAACTTTCAGACTGTCACGCTGTTGCTGCGTTCCTTCTTTTATAATCACCAGACTATCAAGTCGCGTGTAACTTTTCACCTCTGCGACCGTCAACGGAACAGAGCGGATTGAATCCCAGAAAGCCATACTTCTACGATTGGCCATGGAATCAACCGAAGTCGAATCTTGTCTTGTAAAATTCAGATCGACATCCTCCCCTTTTTCCTCTTTCTTTTTAAGATCCTGCTTTTCATATTCCTTCATCATTTTTCTGAGGTTTTTCGCAGAGAATTCTTTCTGCTTGCTAACCACATCTTCCAGTTTCTGCGTTTTGATTTCACGGTTCGTAAGCCCAACTTTCTTCGCTTCATCCTTTTCTTTTTTCCCGTCAACGACAACAATATCAGCCTGAAAAGCAGGGTTAACTTTCAGTTTTGAAAAAGTCTGAGAAATCACCAGATCACCTTTTCCTTTGATACCATAAATCCCGCCGCTCACATGAAACTGCTGATTTGTAGGCATCCATACACCTTGAACCGGACTGTAAACCTGTTTTATTTCAATATTAAAACCCGTATTAACCGTTTGCAGATTAAGACTGTAAATGCTCCAAAGATTTTCGGTAATATAAATTGTTCCCTTATAAACACCTTCGCCATAAGAACGCGGTGTGACTTTTATCTTATTAATTTCAACCCCATTTTCACGAAAACTGCCTTCATACTCAAACCTGTAATACGTAAAAGCGCGTGGTGATAATGGCGAAACTGCTTTTACAACTTCCGGCTGGTAAAAACTCGTCAGGAAATATTGATTGGCACTTGCAAAATTATTATCCTGGCTATTTCTCGCCGCAATCACACGCTGTTTATATGAATTTGGCTGACGAAATGTTACTTCCGAGACACTTTCGTTTAAAATCGGAACACCTTTTTTGAAGTTGGATTCCTTTTCAATTTCTTTTAATTCCTTTTTATAGAGAAATTCCAGAGGAAGATCGGTGATTACGAAAGAGGACTTTGAATAAGCTTTGGCAGTATAACTTTCAACCTGTAAAAAATGATAGCGGCTTTTTGCAATCGCCCGGCGCATGATTGTATACGCAGGATCTTCGCCCTTATTTCCAATCCTGACTTCGCCCAGATTATAGGCTTGTTCTTCCATCGTCAGGTCAAAAGTTTCCATTTTATTTTCGATGGTAAATGACTTTTGACCGGTTTTGAAACCCAGATACTGGAAAATTACTTCGTAGTATCCAGGTTTTAAATCGAGCTGATATTTTCCTTCTTCGTTGGAAATTGTGCTTATTTCTGTTCCTTTCACAACGATTGCTGCAAATGGCAAAGGTTCACCTTTTGAAGTTTTAATGACGCCTTTTACACCCGTGCCGGTTTGCGCATGAACCTGACTAAATATTGTAAAAATTAAAAAAACAATCAGAATAGAGCGATTCAGCATAGGAGTAATTCATTATAGTTTTTCACGGCTTTTGAGAAGATGTTCCACTGAAAGAACAAGTTGCGTGAATATAAAAATAATTATGAAATTACTTTCTCCAAAACTTCGACAAGATCACTTTCTGTAAACGGTTTCCCAAGCAAATCATTCATTCCCATACGCAGATAATGAGAGCGGTCTTCGTCTGCCACATTGCCGGTATATCCAATGATAGGAATGCCGGATTTCAGAAGATTCTGATCATTTCGCACCAGTTTTGTCAGCTGTAATCCGTCCATTTTTGGCATTTGCACATCCGTAATAATCAAATCATAATCCGTTTTATTGAATAAATGATATGCCTCTTCCCCGTCCGATGCGAGGTCATAACGAATCGCATTTTTATCCATAATCCGACCCAGTAATAACAGATTAATTTTGATATCATCAACCATCAAAACCCGCTTATCTTTTAAAAGTTTACCGATTCCGATCAGGCCGCTCTTTTCCTCAACCTGTCCTTTTTCAACTGCCATATTTAATGGAATTTCAATTTTAAAAACCGAGCCCTTCCCCAGCTCACTTTGTACACTAATTGTTCCTTCAAAAAGATCAACAATTCTTTTACAGATCGGCAATCCCAAACCGGTACCTTGCTGCCTGTTTCGTTCATCTGAGGATTCTATTTGTGTAAAATCTTCAAAAATCAGTTTCAGGTTTTTATCTTCAATACCTACACCTGAATCTGTTACCGAAATTTTCAACATTCCCTGGTGATCCTTTATTTTATCAAACCTGGCACGAACATGCACTTCTCCTTTCTGCGGAGTAAATTTTATTGCGTTGGTAATAAGATTTATAATTACCTGTTTCAGGCGAAAATCATCACCGCTGAGCATTAAACTTTGGTCAATTTCAAATTGTTTGTGTAATTGAATTTCCTTATTTACGGCCAGTACAGATAACATTCCCGTCACGTTTTCAAGCATTTCAAGAGGATGAAACTTATGGTCGACAAGCTTTATTTTACCACTTTCAAATTTTGAGAAATCCAGAATTTCATTCACCAGCATAAGTAATACGTCAGATGAATTTTTAATCGCGTTGATTTTCATCTGCAAATCTTCCTTGGGTTTTGCAAAGT
The nucleotide sequence above comes from Dyadobacter subterraneus. Encoded proteins:
- a CDS encoding DUF5686 and carboxypeptidase regulatory-like domain-containing protein yields the protein MLNRSILIVFLIFTIFSQVHAQTGTGVKGVIKTSKGEPLPFAAIVVKGTEISTISNEEGKYQLDLKPGYYEVIFQYLGFKTGQKSFTIENKMETFDLTMEEQAYNLGEVRIGNKGEDPAYTIMRRAIAKSRYHFLQVESYTAKAYSKSSFVITDLPLEFLYKKELKEIEKESNFKKGVPILNESVSEVTFRQPNSYKQRVIAARNSQDNNFASANQYFLTSFYQPEVVKAVSPLSPRAFTYYRFEYEGSFRENGVEINKIKVTPRSYGEGVYKGTIYITENLWSIYSLNLQTVNTGFNIEIKQVYSPVQGVWMPTNQQFHVSGGIYGIKGKGDLVISQTFSKLKVNPAFQADIVVVDGKKEKDEAKKVGLTNREIKTQKLEDVVSKQKEFSAKNLRKMMKEYEKQDLKKKEEKGEDVDLNFTRQDSTSVDSMANRRSMAFWDSIRSVPLTVAEVKSYTRLDSLVIIKEGTQQQRDSLKVSKADTTKRKSGGGGFGSSIGDIFTGHTFRLGKKSPWRLEYVSPIYGLQVNTVEGWVLNGGGFKLRYRRGSQPKKNSDEINISSNGIKRNTVRQQGTWTFSGLTRYSFGRQKLFGTGGADYAWKRNLISFSGGKTVSQYNPDNPMHPILNSLTTLFLERNFIKIYEKNFVRLDFKTNQQNDHFELKANIEYADRQGLSNLEKTNPYRWIDWDKRSFTSNDPFNSELAHQSETTNVNMQPHQALTLGISADYKPWQKYKIRKGKTTFYDDDSPKLSVTYRKGIKNAFGSDVDFDFVKVGIAHGFDIGIRSKLSYKVAAGMFINNDSVPFPDFQHFAGNQFFFQYGDPVGTFRMLDYYRYSTSKRFAEAHALAELRKFLLTQIAWFRILGIKENFFAHYLATPDSNNYGELGYALDVGIRFPFRVEVANSFEGFKYKHTVFRIGTTMNFSFGKK
- a CDS encoding alkylphosphonate utilization protein; this encodes MEVKDGNGNLLAEGDSVKLVKDLKVKGSSTTLKRGTVVKNIRLTDDAEEIEGKVERTVMVLKTMFVQKM
- a CDS encoding ATP-binding protein, whose translation is MIKRILEDHIKAKLYDGRAIILLGARQVGKTTLLNTIFNNSGDTLWLNGDEPDVQALFENTTSSRLKSMIGNNRNIIIDEAQRISDIGLKLKLITDNIKDIQLIATGSSAFELANKVNEPLTGRKWEYKMFPISFGEMVMQHGLLEEKRLLPHRLIYGYYPDIINHTGTEKEVLKQLTDSYLYKDILMWENIQKPDRLLKLLQALAFQVGSQVSYNELGQICGLDNKTVEKYINLLEQVFVIFRLGSFNRNLRNELKSSRKIYFYDNGIRNALIANFSQPELRTDIGALWENFIISERIKFINYNGIWANSYYWRTKEQAEIDYIEDSDGKLSAYEFKWNPNAKTSFSKTFSNAYPDSEFKVIHKENFDEFIL
- the hxlA gene encoding 3-hexulose-6-phosphate synthase, producing MVKLQVAIDLLTTEDAIALATKVAPYIDIIELGTPLIKSEGLAVITAMKKAFPDKLVFADFKTADAGELEADMAFGAGADLITILGATGDATIIGAVKSAKKHGKGVVVDTIGVLDRVKRAQEVIALGVEFVELHAGLDEQAQPGYSIQVLIDEASRAGVPVSIAGGVKLSNIAAVKASGVKVAVAGAAIYGAADPAAAAKELREALDA